Genomic window (Equus asinus isolate D_3611 breed Donkey chromosome 13, EquAss-T2T_v2, whole genome shotgun sequence):
TAAGAGGCTTTGAGAATGGTAAAATCGTTGTTCCATTTTCCAATGAAGAAGTCCTTCAACTGTCCACCAGGCGATAACAAAAACTCGGTCCCTCTACTCACCCTTCTTTCTGAGCTCTGGTTTGCCTTTCTTGACCGTGGCCATCACCATGTCACCCACACCCGCAGCAGGCAGTCTGTTCAGGCGTCCCTTGATCCCCTTCACAGAGATGATATACAGATTTTTAGCTCCTAGAGAAGGATGTAAACAAAAACGAACTTTCTTGAGGGCCTATCCGGCAGTTCTGCCGGTGGagcattcccccccccccccacttccaAAGCCACTCCGCTCACACTCGCAACCAGTGAGTCCCACGGTGGAACACGCTGTCACACCGCCGATTGAAGCGAAACAACACCACACGCTGCCGCTTCACCCAAAAGCGGTGTTTTCCTCTGCCCCTTCTTGACGGCTCAGTGGGTCATCAGCCAAGGCCCACCGAGTGCTTTTAAAAGGGGGGGTCGGCAGGGCGCGGCCGTAGGTCTCACCTGTGTTGTCAGCGCAGTTGATCACGGCTCCTACCGGGAGACCCAGGGAAATCCGGAATTTCGCACCGGAGGACCCACCACGTcctgtggggaggaagggagacaggagGGGTCATGGTTGCGAGTTGCCTTCACACTCTCAAGCTCTGAGTTCATCCGCCCATGCTTTGGGAAACGGTATACATTCGCTGTCTCTAGGACTCCACTCCCTCCCCATGTGCCGCCCAGTTCTCCTGCCAAACAGCCAAGTCCTATCACCACCCTTACGTGGAGACTAAGGGGCCCGGAAGACTCAATCCTCGCTCCAACTTTTGCACCACGTAGTTCTCCCTGCAAGGCGGCAGACCACACACGTCGCCCGCTCTGCGGCCTAAGCCAGTCCAACTTCAACCCCATCACTGCGGCGCTGGCGCGGAGCGATCCCGCGGAGCTCGGTCTACAATCACGTCCGCATCCTGCCAGCTCAACTCTCCAGGCACCCCCGCCACTTTCGGGGCCCCGTCCAGTGCTCTCGCGgtgcccctcctctccctctccggCCTAGAGGAGAGCAAAGCACCCCAGCTGCCTATGGCTGCCACTCCCCGCGAGGCTAGCAGCCACCTCGCGACAGATGGCGAAGGATTCCCCCAGACCGAAAAGCTCACCTCGCTTCGACATTTTGAAAGCCgaaaaaggacagaaaggaaGCAGGTACAAAGGACGCTGGGATATGAACTTTTGACGCCCCGCCCACTCTCATCACGTGACCCGGAGCTCGCTCCAGGCGCCTCTCAGCGGAGGTCGCTGTCTTATTACGCAGTAAGTCGTGGACATCGGCTTGAGCTCTCGCTGCCAAGTGGGAGGGCGAGGGCTTGGTGGCTGCAAAAGCGGATGACAGCGTGTCTTGTCTTTACGAGCTCGAAAGTAGTTGGGGACACAGAAACATTGGTTTGTTAATTTGCCCAACAACTTGTTTGAGCACTTAGTATGTGGCGGGGACTTCGCAGGACACTAGAGGTTCGGAAATGATTAAAACGGTCTGTGTTGTGTAGAGGCTTCCAGAGAACACAGGGCGTGGATGGCCGAGGGAGAAAGAGGTCTAAACGGTTTCCTTAGGATGTCATGTAATCGAGAAGTTCCAATCTAGCGCCAGAGATAATTCCATAGATGTGTGCTTGATCTCATATCCATCTGTATTTTAGATGTCTTGCTTTATTAATGACCCGTTTTCACAGCTTCAACCTCCCCCattcttctggcttctttccttctGTCGATATGTTcattcagatatttattgagcgcttacttGATGCCAGATGTCCTGGGCATACGTGAGACTTCATCAGGGAACAAAACAGGTAGACATTCTtgcccttatggagcttacattctgctGGGGTGGTGGTGAAGGTGGATATTAGACACTAAACAATAGATATAATTATGGTGTATAGTATGTTAGATGGTGataagcagtatgaaaaaataaaagtagaacaaGGTAACAGGCATCaggaagtgggaggaggggcagattgcaatttaaaatagaatgttCAGTGTGGGCTTCATGGAAGAAGCTGACATTAGAGCAGAGACTTTAAGGTGAAGGAGTTAGGAATAGGAATGTCCAGGGAAGAGGAGCCAGATCGTGTAGGGTTTTGTACACCACTATGGAAT
Coding sequences:
- the RPL23 gene encoding large ribosomal subunit protein uL14 — its product is MSKRGRGGSSGAKFRISLGLPVGAVINCADNTGAKNLYIISVKGIKGRLNRLPAAGVGDMVMATVKKGKPELRKKVHPAVVIRQRKSYRRKDGVFLYFEDNAGVIVNNKGEMKGSAITGPVAKECADLWPRIASNAGSIA